The DNA sequence CGCGGCGCAGAGCACCGGGCCGGGGCGCACCGCCGACGGGCACGGCATCCCGCTGCTCGCCAACATCGGCGGCCCCAAGGATCTACCGGCCGCGCTGGAGAACGGCGCCGAGGGTGTGGGGCTGTACCGCACCGAGTTCCTGTTCCTCGACCGCGCCGACGCCCCCGGCCACGAGGAGCAGGTCGCCGCCTACCGGACGGTGCTGGAGGCGTTCCCCGGCGGTCGGGTCGTGGTGCGCACGCTCGACGCCGGCGCCGACAAGCCGCTGGAGTTCCTGCCGGCCGCGGCGGAGGAACCCAACCCGGCGCTGGGCGAGCGGGGGCTGCGGATGATGCGCCGACTGCCCGAGACCCTGGACGCCCAGCTGTCCGCCCTGGCCGAGGCCGAGCGCGACACCGGCGCGTACCTGCAGGTCATGGCACCGATGGTGACCGACGCCGAGGACGCCGCGTGGTTCGCCGCGGCCGCCGCCAAGGCGGGTATTCAGCACGCGGGGGTGATGATCGAGGTCCCCGCCGCCGCGCTGCGGGCCCGCCACATCGCCACCCACGCCGACTTCTTCAGTATCGGCACCAACGACCTCACCCAGTACGCCTGCGCGGCCGATCGCGAGACCGCCGGTCTGGGCCGGTTCCAGGACCCCTGGCAACCCGCGGTGCTGGACCTGGTCGCGGCCTCGGCGTCGTCCACCGCCGAGGCGGGGCGCAGCTGCGGCGTCTGCGGCGAGGCCGCCGCCGACCCGCTGCTGGCCTGCGTGCTCACCGGGCTCGGTGTGACGAGCCTGTCCATGGGCGCCTCGGCGCTGCCGCTGGTGCGCGCCGCGCTGGCGCGCGTCGAGCTGGCCCAGTGCCGCGCCGCCGCCGAGGCCGCCCGCGCGGCCCGCGGTCCTGAGGAGGCCCGCAAGGCCGCCGCTGAGCAGCTGCCGGGGCTGGCCGAGTTGGGCCTGTGACGCCGTGAGGGGTGCGGGCCGGCCCGAGTCCGGCTCGCACCCGGGCACCGCAGGCGTCGCCGCGGCCTCTGCGGCGGTCCGAGCCCGGTGTTCGCCTCGGTCGCCGCGTCGTCTCCCGTGTGCCGCGCCAGGCGCTATCGTGGGGCGGGCCGCGACCGGCGTGTGCGCGCCGCCCCGCCGCCGCGCAGCACCGGGCGCCCGGTCTCCGCGGTCTTCCCCCGACGTGCCGTTGTTCCGCTGTGCCATCGGAAGGTCCGCATGCCGCTTCGCCGCCTGTCCGCGCTGCTGGGCACCGCCGTGCTCGTCCTGACCCCTGCGCTGTCGGGGTGCAGTCAGGGGGCGGCCGGCCCGCCCGGCTCGGCCCCGGACTCGCCCGACTCGTCGCCGACCGGCCCCGACTCGGCGCAGCAGGCGCGGCGGCATCTGTCCGAGATGTCGCTGGAGGAGAAGATCGGCCAGCTGATGGTGCTGCTTCCGCAGGGCACCACCGCCGAGGAGAACGCCGACCTGGTGTCGACCTACAACCCCGGCGGCCTCATCTACTTCCCGGAGAACCTCACCGGCCCCGAGCAGATCGCCCGCCTGTCGAACGGGCTGCAGGAGGCGGCCGCCGACAGCGGGGCCGGTGTCCCCCTCTTCCTCGGCATCGACCAGGAGCAGGGCACGGTCGCCCGGCTGCCGGTCGGCACGCACTTCCCCGACGCCATGGCGGTGGGGGCGACCCGCGACACCGCGCACGCCGAGGCGCTGGCCGGCGCCACGGCCGCCGAGCTCACCGCCTTGGGCGTCAACCTCGACTACGCGCCGGTCGCCGACGTCAACACCGATCCCGACAACCCGGTCATCGGCATCCGATCCTTCGGCTCCGACCCGGGGCTGGTCTCGAAGATGGCCACGGCCGAGGCCGCCGCCTTCAGCGAGGGCGGCGTGGTCCCCGTCGTGAAGCACTTCCCCGGACACGGTGACACCGACGTCGACAGCCACACCGGGCTGCCCGTCATCGACAAGCCGCGCGAGGAGTGGGAGAAGGAGGACCTGCCGCCGTTCCGCGCCGCCGTCGAGGCCGACGTCGACGCGATCATGACCGCCCACGTGCTCATCCCGGCCCTCGACGACTCCGGCGAGCCGTCGACCCTCTCGCCCGACGTCATCGGCGGCATCCTGCGCGACGAGCTGGGCTACGACGGAATCGTCACCACCGACGCGCTGAACATGGAGGGCGTGCGCCAGACCCACTCCGACGGCGAGGTCGCTGTGCGCGCCGTGCTCGCGGGGGCCGACCAGCTGCTGATGCCGCCCGACCCGCAGGCGGCCTTCGACGCGCTGCGAACCGCCGTGCGGGAGGGCCGCATCAGCACCGAGCGCCTGGACCGGTCGGTGCTGCGCATCCTGACCGCCAAGGTCGAGCGAGGACTGTTCGACGCCGAGCCCGTCGGCGCGGCGTCGGCCGCCGAGGCCGTAGGAACCCGGAAGCACCGTGCCGCGGCGCGCGACCTCGCCGAGGACGCGGCGACGCTGCTGCGCAACGAGGACGGTGTACTGCCCCTGTCCGAAGGAGCCACGGTCAGTGTCACCGGTTCCGGCGCCGAGGAGATCGGAGCAGGGCTGGAGGAGCTGGGCTACACGGTCACCGCCGACCCCGCCGCGGCGGACGCGGCCGTGGTGGGCACGACCGGCGCCGAGCAGCACTCCCGGGTTGCCGCGGCCGAGGCCACCGGCACCCCGGTGGTCGTGGTGGCCCAGGGCAGCCCCTACGGCATCGCCGGGCTCGGCAGCGCCGAAGGTTACCTGGCCACCTACTCCGCGGTCGGCGCCTCCCAAGCCGCCGCCGCGCGCGTCCTCGCCGGCGAGGTCTCCCCGTCGGGGAAGCTGCCGGTGGGCATTCCCGGTACCGGCCTGGGGTTCGGCGACGGGCTGTCCTATTAGTAGTACTTCGTCAAGTTCCTGAATTCCGTGTGCCGACCTGGTCGACTCGGGGGTGCGGTCTCCGGCCCCGCCCGCGCATGGCGTGGCGCGCCGACGGCGCCTCGGGTCTGTTGTGCGGCCGTGGCACCGGGCGGGTGGCGGGTCGCCTGAGCTGAAAAGCGGCGGCAACGGCGGCGGCCCCTCCCGCCCGCGCGGGCGGGATCCCGCTCCCGTGGCCGGGCGGGGCGGCGCGCGGCGATTGGATCCGGTCGGCGTCCATTGGGCGGGAATCACCACGTCCAAGGCCGATCCGTGGTGATTTCCGCGCGTTGGACGCCGCGAAACCCGACATAATGGACGCGCAGGCGACCTCATCCGCGACCACTTCTGGCCGGCCTCCGGGCAGCTCGGGTCAGCCGTAGCGCTTCGCCTCCTGCCGGGCCAGGGCACGCAGGTGGACCTCGTCGGGTCCGTCGAAGATCCGCATGGCGCGTGCGTGGGCGTACATCTCCGCGAGCGGGTAGTCGCCGCTGACCCCGGCGCCCCCGTGCACCTGGATGGCGCGGTCCAGCACCTCGACGGCCACCCGCGGTGCCGCCACCTTGATCGCCGAGATCTCGGTGCGCGCCTCCTTGGTGCCGCGGTTGTCGATCAGCCAGGCCGTCTTGAGGACCAGCAGCCGCGCCTGCTCGACGGCCAGCCGCGACTCCGCGATCTGCTGCTGTACGACGCCCTGGGCGGCCAGCGGCTTGCCGAAAGCGACGCGCTCCTCCGCGCGGCGCACCATCAGCTCCAGCGCGCGCTCGGCCATGCCGATGGCCCGCATGCAGTGGTGGATGCGGCCGGGCCCCAGGCGGGCCTGGGCGATGCTGAAGCCCTCGCCCTCGCCGGCGATCAGGTTTGCGGCGGGTACCCGCACGTCGGTGAACCGCAGTTCGCAGTGGCCCTCCTGGTCCTGGTAGCCGAAGACGGGCAGGGAGCGCACGATCTCCAGGCCGGGGGTGTCGCGGGGGATCAGGATCATCGACTGCTGCCGGTGCGCGGGGCCCTCGGGGTCGGTCTTGCCCATGACGACGAAGATCTCGCAGCGCGGGTCGGCGGCTCCGCTGATCCACCACTTGCGCCCGTTGACCACGTAGTCGTCGCCGTCGCGGACGATGGAGGTGGCGATGTTGGTCGCGTCGGAGGAGGCGACATCGGGCTCGGTCATGGCGAACGCCGAGCGGATGCGTCCGTCCAGCAGCGGCTCCAGCCACCGCTCGCGCTGCTCGGCGCTGCCGAACATGTGCAGCACCTCCATGTTGCCGGTGTCGGGCGCCGAGCAGTTCAGCGCCTGGGGCGCGAGCACGGGCGAGCGGCCGGTCAGCTCGGCCAGCGGCGCGTAGTCGGTGACGCTCAACCCACTGACGTCGGGCAGGAACAGGTTCCATAGGCCGCGTCGGCGCGCTTCGGCCTTGAGGTCCTCTACGACCGGCGGAAGGCTGTGATCGTCCCAGCCGGCGTCGGCGCGCTGGCGGTGGTAAACGGGCTCGGCCGGGTAGACATGCTCGTCCATGAACGCTTGCAGCTCGGCCATGCGGTCGCGGGCGGTGGCGCTGAGATCGAAGTCCATGACCGCAGTATGCCATCCGACCGACCGGTCGGTACTGTCTGGTGCGGCGGTGCCGCCGCAGGCCCGCCGCCCCGTGTCCGCGGCCGGGATACCCGGTCGGGGGATTGGCTGGACCGCCGCCGGGGAAGAAACCGTCCCCCGGCGCCTCCGGTGCGGGTCGCGCCGGGGCCTGCGCCCGAGACCGGGCGCCCTTCGAGGGATGGAGCGAGTATGTCCGACACGTGCCGCGCAATCATCACCGACTGGGGCGGGGTGCTGACCTCCCCGCTGCGCGAGACCATCACCGCCTGGCTGGCCGCGGACCGCATCGACGACGCCCGTTACCGCCGTGTCATGCGCTCCTGGGTCGAGGGCGCCTACGCGGGCGGAGCCGTGGACGGCAACCCGATTCACGCGCTGGAGCGCGGAGAGATCGACACCGGCGAGTTCGAGCGGATCCTCGCCGCCGAACTGCGGCTGACCGACGGCGGACCCGTGCCCGCAGCGGGACTGATCAAGCGGATGTTCTCCGGTTTCCACCCGGTCGAGGAGATGTACACGGCACTGCGCCAGGCGCGCGGCCAGCGGGTGCGCACCTGCCTGCTGTCGAACTCCTGGGGCAACGGGTACCCCCGCGAGCGGTTCGCCGAGACCTTCGACGCGGTCGTCATCTCCGGCGAGGTGGGCATGCGCAAGCCCGAGCAGGAGATCTTCGCCCACGCCGTCGAGCTGACCGGCCTGCCGCCCGAGGAGTGCGTGTTCATCGACGACATGGAGCACAATGTGCACGCGGCCGTCGAGCTGGGGATGACCGGCATCCTGCACCGCGACCCCGCCGAGACGCGGCAGCGGCTGGCCGAGACCTGCGGCATCGAACTGGATCCGATGCCCTCCTGAGCCGCGCACCGGCCGCGGGCGGCGGATCGGTGCGGGGCGGGCGGTCCCGGTCTCCGGTGACCGCCCGCCGTGCCGCCCGCCGGCCGCGCTGGCGGCTGTGGAACACTTGCACGGGCTTTGGCCCCTCCGACCGACGCGACACGATCCGCGAGACCACCATGCGCATCTACCTGCCCAGCACCTTCCCGGGGCTGGCCGCCGTGCTCGACGCCGGCGAGATCGGCCCGGCGCCGCTGACCGCCTTCGCCGTCACCGAGCGGCTCGCCGGAGTCGGCGCAGCGGACGACGACGAAGAGTTGGAGTACGAGGCGCTGAGCGGCGCCGCCGCGGCCTCGCTGCGCCTGCTGGCCGCCGACCCCGGCGCGCCGCGTCGCCGCGCTGTGATCGCCGCCGAGGCGCCCGCGGCAGTGGTCGGACCGTCCGCGGCAGCGGACGACCACGCCGCCGCCGTCACCCTCACCGGAACGGTGCCGCTCAAACGCGTCGCCTCCGTGCACGTCGACGCGCCCGAGGCCGAGGAGGCGGTCGCCGCGGCCGCCGCCGATCCGGACGCCGGCATCAGCGAGGAGCACGAGCTGCTCTGGTACGCCACTCAAGAGCTGCCCGACCTGCTCGGACGCCGCTGAGTCGGGTCGGGTGCTCGCCGGTGGCGCGCGCGACGGGGCGGCGTTGGGCCGCGGCGGGCCGGTCGGCGCGGCTTGGCCCGTCTATCGCGAACTTATGGTCGCAGGTAAGCGTATTCCGCGGCCATAAGTTCGCGATAGACGCCGGGTGAACCGGCATACCGGACATACCGGCGCCGGTTGGCCGACGTGGTACCGCCGTGTTGTGGCCGGACCCGCACCGGGCGGAGGCCGCGCGGCGGGGTGCGGTCGCGGGCGCCCGCACGGCCCCGGTGGTGCGCCGGATCGGGGGCCGAGGTGGCGACGACACGTCGCTCGTGGCGCCCGAGCGCGGCCTCCGGGTGCCCCACCCCCGATGGGGTGGACTTTTGGGGGTCTATGCCCGTTTTGCGGGTGGCCTCGGCGGGCGCGGTGGCGACGAGGTGCACGAAAAGTCGACGTCAGGGGCGTTCTTTGTGCCATTCGGTGCGCCTCGTGCGCCCTCGCCGCCGCAGCGCGGCTGCGAGCCCACCGTGAACTCGGGCATCAGTGGGCAAAACACCCCCCGTTGTTTCGTATCGCGGAATGACAATGCGAGGACAGCACCTCGGGGCGACACCGAGGCGGATGCCGCCGCACGTATGTGCATCTCGTGGCCCCGACCCGGCTGCCCGACCGCCGCCCCGCCCACCGCAGGCCCGGCCCCGCCGTCGTCGCCGCCCCGCCGCACGCCCAACCGGCGAGCACCCGGCCCGTTGGGCGCGGGCCAAGCCCTCCGCCACCGTTGCCGCCGCTTTTCGGTCAAGTCCGCCCGTCGCCGGGCAGATCGACAAGGCCGCCCAGTGGACCCGAGCCGCCCTCGCCGGAGAGGTTTTAAGCGGTCCGCCGCCCCGCGCCGCCACCCGCTCGGACGCATTCGCCGCCCGGCGATTACCGACCCGGTGGGTGCGGGTATGCATCATCGCGTGGCGCCCGGCGCCGGGACCCGCGCACACCCCGCGCCCGCCCCGACCGGGCCCCGCCGCCGTACCCCGATCGGGAGGCAGTGCGATGGATGCCGTGACCGACGTTCCCGTACCCGTCAACGAGCCCAACCTGACCTACGCGCCGGGAACTCCCGAGCGGGTGGAGCTCGAAGCGGAGATCGCGCGCCAGTCGGCCGAGGAGACCGAGATCCACCAGGTCATCGGCGGTGAGCGCAGCCTCGGCGGCGGTGAGCTGATCCCGGCGCGCAAACCCCACGGGCACGGCCACGTGCTGGGCCGGATGAGCAACGCCACCTCCGGCGAGGTCCGCCGGGCGATCGAGGCCGCCCGCGCCGCCGCGCCCGCCTGGCGGGCGATGTCCTTCGACGACCGCGCCGCCGTCCTGCTACGGGCAGCCGACATGCTCGCCGGGCCGCACCGCGCCCGGGTCAACGCCGCCACCATGCTGGGCCAGTCCAAGTCGATCCAGCAGGCCGAGATCGACGCCGCCTGCGAACTCATCGATTTCTGGCGCTTCAACGTCTCCTTCGCCCGCCGCCTCTACGCCGAGCAGCCGATTTCCGTCCGCGGGGTGTGGAACCGGCAGGAGCTGCGGCCGCTGGAGGGCTTCGTCCTGGCGATCACCCCGTTCAACTTCACCGCGATCGCCGGTAACCTCCCCACGGCGCCCGCGCTGATGGGCAACGTCGTGGTGTGGAAGCCCTCGCCCACCCAGACCTACTCCGCCCACTACGTGATGCGGGTGCTGGAGGAGGCGGGCATGCCGCCCGGCGTGATCAACATGGTCACCGGCGACGGCCACGCGGTCTCCGAGACCGCCCTGGCCCAGCCCGATCTCGCCGGCATCCACTTCACCGGCTCCGTCGGCACCTTCCAGCACCTGTGGCGCACCGCGGGCGAGCACATCGCCGAGTACCACTCCTATCCGCGCATCGTCGGCGAGACCGGCGGCAAGGACTTCATCGTCGCCCACCCCTCGGCCGACCACGGCGTGCTGCGCACCGCGCTCATCCGCGGGGCCTTCGAATACCAGGGCCAGAAGTGCTCGGCCGCCTCCCGCGCCTACATCCCGCGCAGCGTGTGGTCGTCGCTGCGCGACGACCTGCTCGACGAGGTCCAGCAGCTGACCATGGGCGACGTCACCGGCGACGTGTCGACGTTCATGGGCGCCGTCATCGACGACCGCGCCTTCGCCAAGAACGCCGCGGCCCTGAAGCGGGCCCGGGACACGGGCTCCATCACCGTGCTCGCGGGCGGCGGCGCCGACGACAGCGTCGGCTACTTCGTCGAGCCCACGGTGCTGGAGTGCACCGACCCCGAGGACGAGGTGTTCCACACCGAGTACTTCGGCCCGATCCTGGCGGTACACGTCTACGACGACGACCGCTACGACCAGGTACTGGCGCAGATGGCCGACATCGCGCCTTATGCGCTGACCGGCGCGGTCATCGCCCGCGACCGCGACGCCATCGCCCGCGCCGACGCCGCCCTGCGGTTCTCCGCCGGCAACTTCTACATCAACGACAAGCCCACGGGCTCGATCGTCGGCCAGCAGCCCTTCGGCGGCGCCCGCGCCAGCGGCACCAACGACAAGGCCGGCTCGGTGTTCAACCTGGCCCGCTGGGTCAGCCCGCGCGCCATCAAGGAGGCGTTCGTCCCGCCGACCGACTGGCGCTACCCGCACATGGGCTGACCGGCCGACGTCTCCCAGGGGCGACGGGAGTGCGGGGCCTCGGAGCGGGGAGCCCGCCGGCGGCATGGACTACGGTTGTGGCGCGGCGCCCCTCGCAGCGTCGGCGCGGTGCCTCGCGGCGTTCCGGCGCAGCCCCCTGCCGCGGGCGGCGGTCCGAAGGTGCTGAGGCGCCTGTGGACGCCGCCGTCCGGGCGGTTCCGGCGTGCGGCAGAATTGTGATGAAATGCCCGCACGCCCTTTCCCCCTGAGGAGACTGCCATCAGCCGGCTGGTGTTGTGGAATATCGACCTGACGCTCGTCGACGTCGCCCAGGTGACCCGCGCGGCCTACGCCGAGGCGTTCGAGCGGGTGACGGGCGTCCCGCTGGTGTATCTGGCGTCCACCGGCGGCCGCACCGACTCCGAGGTCTTCTTCGAGTTCCTGGCCCGCAACGACGTGCGGCTGGAACCGGGTGAGGAACCGCTGTCGGACTTCATCGACGCGCTGGGCGAAGGCTTCGCGCGCCGTCGCGACCAGCTCACGGCGCGCGGCCGGGCCATGCCCGGCGCCCAGGCGGCGCTGGCGGCCGTGGCGGGGCTGGAGGACACGGTGCAGACCGTGGTGACCGGAACGATCATGTCCAACGCCGTCGCCAAGCTGGCGGCCTTCGGCCTCGACGGCTATCTGGATCTCAGCATCGGCGGGTTCGGCTCCGAGCACTACCCCAAGGCCAGCCTCATCCAGTTCACCCGGATGCGCGCCGCCCAGGCCCACGGTTCCGACTTTCCCGAGTGGGCCACCGTCTACATCACCGACTCACCGCGCGACGTCGAGGCCGCCATCATCGGGCACGCCACCCCCGTCGCGGTGGTCAGCGGTTCGGCCACCGAGTCCCAGTTGCGGGCCGCCGGCGCGAAACACGTGCTGGAGGACCTCACCGACCCCAAGCGGCTGCTCGGGGCGGTGCGCGAGGCCACCGCCGTGGCGGGCGCGGGGTGAGCACCCCGTCTACCCGCGTCGGCGGCCCCGCTCACTCCGGTGACCGGCAGCGGCCGCGGCCCTTGCCGTCAACGGCCCCGCGCGTACCTTGTACGTGGGGCATCCGCGTTCGCGCGGTTGCGCAATCCGCTCCTTACCGCCGATACGCACAGTTAACGGTGTTGATCACAAATCCGCGGGACCCGAACCAGTAACCTGGGCCGCGGCGGGGCCGGACAACGGAGTCCGGCCGGCGAACCGCACCTGTGCGCACAGGATTCCCGCCCCGGCGACCACCGGAGCGGGACCGGAACCCGGGCGCCCACACTCGGCGTCCGACAACTGCAGAAGGACCCCGACGTCCCGCCGAACCGCTTCGCCGGTCCGGGGCTGCCCCCTAGGACTCACAAGGGAGTGAGGTCGCACGATGTCCGGCCAGTCAGACGCCGTTCAGGACCGATTGCTGCGTGACGCGGTGGCGCACTGCTCCGATTGGCCCCGGTTCACCGGCGACGGCGCCGGCGATCCCGCGGGGATCGAGCGGTTCCTCGCGAACTACTACCGCCACGTCGCCACCGACGAACTGCAGGAGCGCGGCCCCGCCGGCATCTGCGGCCCGGCAGCGGCCCACCTGGGGTTCGCTCGGCACCGGCCCCAGGGTCGGGCGAAAGTGCGCGTGTACACTCCCGACCGCGACCGGGACGGCTGGGAGACCGGGCACTCGGTCGTGGAGATCGTCACCGACGACGCCCCCTTCCTGGTCGACTCGGTCACCATGGAGCTCGGCCGCCGCCGGATCGGCTACAACCTGGTCATCCACCCGCAGCTGCGGGTGGCACGCGACGTCGCCGGCGGCCTGCACGAGATCGAGCCCGCGCCCGACGCCGACCCCGACGGTCTGATCCCGCTCCAGGAGTCCTGGATGCACCTGGAGATCGACCGCCTGAGCGGCCCGACCGCCCACAAGGAGCTCGCCGACGACCTCGAACGCGTGCTCGCCGACGTGCACAACGTCGACGCGGACTCCGGCCGGATGCGCCGCCGGGCCCTGCTGCTGGCCGACGAGATCGCCGGCTCCGCCGACCGCCTGGCCGCCGCGGGCGTCGACGCCCGCGAGATGTCCGAGAGCGTGGAGTTCCTGCGCTGGGTGGCCGACCGCCACTTTCACTTCATGGGTTACCGCGAGTACACGCTGGTCAGCGCCCCGGCGGAAGACACCGCCGACGCCGACGCCGTCGGCACCGGCGCCCCCGCCGACTCCGACGAGCCCGGCGAGCGGCTCGGCCTGAGCCCCCGCGCGGGCACCGGACTGGGACTGCTGCGCGCCGACGCCTCCGTTTCCGAGAGCTTCGCGGCACTGCCGCCCGAAGCCCGCGCCAAGGCCCGCGAACCCCACGTGCTGGTGCTGACCAAGGCCAACTCCCGCGCCACCGTGCACCGCCGCAAGTACCTCGACTACATCGGCGTCAAGCGCTTCGACGAGCAGGGCCGCGTCGTCGGCGAGTACCGCTTCCTGGGCCTCTACACCCACGAAGCCGTCACCACGAGCATCGCGCAGATCCCCATCCTCAAGCGCAAGCAGGCCGAAGTGCTCGACACGGCCGGCTTCGACCCCGACAGCTACGACGGCAAGGACCTCATCGAGATCCTGGAGGGTTTCCCGCGCGAGGAGCTGCTGCAGACCTCCGTCGACCAGCTCTACGACATCGTGCTCGGGGTGCTGCGCCTGCGCGAGCGCCGCGGAACCAAGCTCTTCCTGCGCCGCGACCCCTACGGCCGGTTCATGTCCTGCCTGGTCTACATGCCGCGCGACCGCTACAACACCGATGTGCGGCTGCAGATCCAGCAGGTGATGAGCCGGGCGTTCGAGGGCGCCACCATGGACCACGGCGTCACGGTCGGCTCGGCGCCCTTTGCCCAGCTCTACCTGGTGGTGCGCGCCGAGCGCGGCAGCATCCTCGCCGACGTCGACCACGCCGCGTTGGAGGCCGAGGTCGTCGCGGCCACCCGATCCTGGGACGACGACCTCTCCGACGAACTGCGCGCCCGCTTCGGCGCCGACCGCGCCGGCGAGCTGCACCACGGCTACGGCTCCGCGCTGCCCGAGGGCTACAAGGTCGACACCCCGGCCTCCGTCGCCGTCGACGACATCTACCGGCTCGACGTGCTCGGCGGCGACGAACTGGCCGTGAACCTCTACCGCCCGGCCGCCGCCGAGCCCGGCGAGTGGCGGCTCAAGGTCTACCGCAAGGGCGACCCCATCTCGCTCTCGCGGGTGCTGCCCCTGCTGGAGCACATGGGGGTCGAGGTCCGCGACGAGCGCCCCTACGGCGTCGCCGGCACCGAGACCGGGCGCGCCTGGATCTACGACTTCGGGTTGGCGCCCGTCACCGACGCCGTCGAACTGCCGCCCAACCGGCTCAAATTCCTCTTCGAGGAGGCGTTCACCGCGCTGTGGCAGGGCCGCGGCGAGTCCGACCGGTTCAACGCCCTGGTGATCCGCGGCGGCCTCGACTGGCGCCAGCTGACCATCCTGCGCGCCTACGCCAAGTACCTGCGCCAGACCGGCAGTACGTTCAGCCCCGCCTACATCGCCGATGTGCTCGTGGCCAACGTGCACATCGCGAACCTGCTGGTGCGGCTGTTCGAGTCCCGCTTCGACCCCGAGCGCGAAGCCGGGCGCGAGGAACGCAGCGAGGCCATCACCGAGGAGATCCGCGGCGAGCTGGACGCCGTGGCCAGCCTGGACCAGGACCGCATCCTGCGCTCGTTCCTGGCCGCCGTCGAGGCCACGCTGCGTACCAGCTACTACCAGGGGGGCGGCGAGTCCCCCAAGCCCTACCTGGTCTACAAGCTCGACCCGCGGGGCATCCCCGACCTGCCCGCACCGCGCCCGCGCTACGAGATGTACGTCTACTCGCCGCGGATGGAGGGCGTGCACCTGCGCTTCGGCACCGTCGCCCGCGGCGGGCTGCGCTGGTCCGACCGCTTCGAGGACTTCCGCACCGAGATCCTGGGCCTGGTCAAGGCGCAGACCGTGAAGAACTCCGTCATCGTGCCCAGCGGCGCCAAGGGCGGCTTCGTTTGCAAGCAGCTGCCCGCCGGCGGCGACCGCGAGGCGGTGCAGGCCGAGGTCGTCGCCTGCTACAAGCAGTTCATCAGCGGGATGCTCGACGTCACCGACAACCGGGTCGGCGGCCGGGTCGCCCACCCCGACCGGCTCGTGCGCTACGACGGCGACGACTCCTATCTGGTGGTCGCCGCCGACAAGGGCACCGCCACGTTCTCCGATATCGCCAACGGCATCGCCGTCGACCGCGGTTTCTGGCTGGGCGACGCCTTCGCCTCCGGCGGCTCGGTGGGCTACGACCACAAGGCGATGGGCATCACCGCCCGCGGCGCCTGGGAGTCG is a window from the Streptomonospora litoralis genome containing:
- a CDS encoding NAD-glutamate dehydrogenase codes for the protein MSGQSDAVQDRLLRDAVAHCSDWPRFTGDGAGDPAGIERFLANYYRHVATDELQERGPAGICGPAAAHLGFARHRPQGRAKVRVYTPDRDRDGWETGHSVVEIVTDDAPFLVDSVTMELGRRRIGYNLVIHPQLRVARDVAGGLHEIEPAPDADPDGLIPLQESWMHLEIDRLSGPTAHKELADDLERVLADVHNVDADSGRMRRRALLLADEIAGSADRLAAAGVDAREMSESVEFLRWVADRHFHFMGYREYTLVSAPAEDTADADAVGTGAPADSDEPGERLGLSPRAGTGLGLLRADASVSESFAALPPEARAKAREPHVLVLTKANSRATVHRRKYLDYIGVKRFDEQGRVVGEYRFLGLYTHEAVTTSIAQIPILKRKQAEVLDTAGFDPDSYDGKDLIEILEGFPREELLQTSVDQLYDIVLGVLRLRERRGTKLFLRRDPYGRFMSCLVYMPRDRYNTDVRLQIQQVMSRAFEGATMDHGVTVGSAPFAQLYLVVRAERGSILADVDHAALEAEVVAATRSWDDDLSDELRARFGADRAGELHHGYGSALPEGYKVDTPASVAVDDIYRLDVLGGDELAVNLYRPAAAEPGEWRLKVYRKGDPISLSRVLPLLEHMGVEVRDERPYGVAGTETGRAWIYDFGLAPVTDAVELPPNRLKFLFEEAFTALWQGRGESDRFNALVIRGGLDWRQLTILRAYAKYLRQTGSTFSPAYIADVLVANVHIANLLVRLFESRFDPEREAGREERSEAITEEIRGELDAVASLDQDRILRSFLAAVEATLRTSYYQGGGESPKPYLVYKLDPRGIPDLPAPRPRYEMYVYSPRMEGVHLRFGTVARGGLRWSDRFEDFRTEILGLVKAQTVKNSVIVPSGAKGGFVCKQLPAGGDREAVQAEVVACYKQFISGMLDVTDNRVGGRVAHPDRLVRYDGDDSYLVVAADKGTATFSDIANGIAVDRGFWLGDAFASGGSVGYDHKAMGITARGAWESVKYHFRELGVDVQNEDFTAVGVGDMSGDVFGNGMLLSEHIRLVAAFDHRHVFLDPDPDPERSFAERRRMFDLPRSTWADYDTQTLSAGGGVYSRTDKSIAITPQVRQALGIGSDVTALAPYELIRYILAAPVDLLWNGGIGTYVKSSAESDADVGDKANDPLRVDGADLRCKVVGEGGNLGLTQAARIEFARNGGRINSDFIDNSGGVDTSDHEVNIKIMLDREVAKGDLTKDERDELFMSMTGEVADLVLDNNYAQNVVLAAARKQAGSMMHVHARYMRRLEREGLLKRKLEELPDDEEIASRRSAGEGLTGPEFATLLAYTKITLKDEVAGSDLPGDPYLRETLVEYFPTALRRRFSDVMPEHPLSREIVANQVVNDMVNRGGTTFAFRIGEELGAAPDDIARAYLVVREVFGLRELWHEIEHLDHWIDLDVQLALLLEVRKLTERGARWLLRNRKSPFDVGEEVAFFAEGVAEIVPQLPRLLQGRDLRMFTERRDRFTKDGVPEQLAERVAGMVPAYSTFDLVSVAHRTQRPLPHVAEVYFDLAESLQIGSLRERIIALPRTDRWVTMARAGLRDDLYAAHAGLTRAVLQSGEEGEPPDALRRRWLERNRVAVERSEQTMREIREADQFDLATLSVALRSVRSLLVSAEE